From a single Drosophila sulfurigaster albostrigata strain 15112-1811.04 chromosome 3, ASM2355843v2, whole genome shotgun sequence genomic region:
- the LOC133843807 gene encoding V-type proton ATPase subunit C isoform X4: MPIKTMSEYWIISAPGDKTCQQTFDTMNNLTSKQHNLCSNYKFHIPDLKVGTLDQLVGLSDDLGKLDTYVEQITRKVAMYLGEVLEDQRDKLQENLQANNSPGPPDEVMPCRHHNRLKHLSLRHQRKHQHTHHQNNPLHYHPHHHHQLPMDIKAAANNIASSATTTYASASASACASAYASASTSARASASACPGCPGGIGIGGIGGIGIGSGGSLNNLSSTHDESEREFDFVIPPGCACDECYALSSSSVFAPPSASATASTLMADECYSQTASSMLNATRCAISTVTAIATGSSMLCSTSAAAAATTVVDGASAAAASANAAPAKTSSASTLCSSAYFSTSAPTASSSVHSMSRSNSKKLNNNTCSINNNNNNNNNNSSSSSNKLSFRSTSSHISQLHMPQSPSPMPLSPHKQQQQQQQHKQQQSPKQQLQQLQLQGGTGLGLGIGGTGAGGGECGAFSPPLLSPTEKSCDTDLDLDEDLDDPKSPHSASSLSETFDWWFNKPKRNSKKCSAQTPSKLIQQQQPQPPTTPMTFWHQTSPTPRSSYRSFFNSLADQIYSKRSTPSQLNINNGFNLTPTHRSSPVSSCCGSSSQGRSSPDTDHAEPPEFPLSPVYCSPKCCSAAQISHSPRLTPISIKLNKTKLTPTHTHTHLYTPTHTQKRFIYFLKNNASYFIFILVLYI, translated from the exons CTATCAAAACAATGTCGGAATACTGGATTATATCGGCGCCTGGCGACAAGACGTGCCAGCAAACCTTTGACACGATGAACAACCTCACCAGCAAGCAACATAATCTATGCAGCAACTACAAGTTCCATATACCCGATCTCAAG GTTGGCACCTTGGATCAGCTTGTCGGTCTGTCCGATGATCTGGGCAAACTGGATACCTATGTGGAGCAGATCACCCGCAAGGTGGCCATGTACTTGGGTGAGGTGCTCGAGGATCAGCGCGACAAGCTGCAGGAGAATCTGCAGGCCAACAACA GTCCTGGTCCACCCGATGAAGTCATGCCGTGTCGACACCACAACCGCCTGAAGCATTTGAGCCTGCGACATCAGCGTAAACACCAGCACACGCACCACCAAAACAATCCCCTACACTACCATCCACATCATCACCACCAGCTGCCCATGGATATCAAGG CCGCCGCCAACAACATTGCCTCATCAGCCACAACCACCTacgcctctgcctctgcctccgCCTGCGCCTCAGCGTACGCCTCCGCATCCACATCAGCTAGAGCAAGTGCATCGGCATGTCCCGGCTGTCCAGGTGGCATCGGTATCGGTGGTATCGGCGGCATCGGCAttggcagcggcggcagccTAAACAATTTATCCTCAACGCACGATGAATCGGAGCGTGAATTTGACTTTGTGATACCGCCTGGTTGTGCCTGCGATGAATGCTATGCgctaagcagcagcagcgtcttTGCCCCGCCCAGCGCCAGCGCCACAGCGAGCACGCTGATGGCCGATGAATGTTACTCCCAGACAGCTTCCTCCATGCTGAATGCCACGCGCTGTGCCATCTCCACGGTGACCGCCATTGCCACCGGCAGCAGCATGTTGTGCAGCacaagtgctgctgctgctgcaacaactgTTGTTGATGGCGcttctgcagctgctgcaagtgCAAACGCAGCGCCTGCCAAGACAAGCTCTGCCTCCACATTATGCTCGTCGGCTTACTTTTCAACATCGGCGCCAACAGCGAGCAGCTCGGTGCACAGCATGTCGCGCTCTAACAGCAAAAAGCTGAATAACAACACTTGcagcataaacaacaacaacaataacaacaacaacaacagcagcagcagcagcaacaaactgAGCTTTCGCAGCACCAGCAGTCACATAAGTCAATTGCATATGCCACAATCGCCGTCACCGATGCCGTTGTCACCGcataagcaacagcaacagcaacaacaacacaagcaacaacaatcgccaaagcagcaactgcaacaactacagctacAGGGGGGAACAGGATTAGGATTGGGAATTGGAGGAACAGGAGCTGGAGGAGGAGAATGCGGCGCATTCTCGCCGCCATTGCTATCGCCAACAGAAAAGTCATGTGACacggacttggacttggatgAGGATCTCGATGATCCAAAGAGTCCGCATAGCGCATCGTCGCTATCGGAGACATTCGACTGGTGGTTCAATAAACCGAAGCGTAACTCTAAGAAGTGCAG tgcaCAGACACCCAGCAAACTgatccaacaacaacaaccacaaccaccaacaacaccaatgACATTTTGGCATCAGACATCGCCCACACCGCGCTCTAGTTATCGCTCTTTCTTCAATTCTCTTGCCGATCAAATTTATAGCAAACGTTCTACACCGagtcaattaaatataaacaatggATTTAATTTAACACCAACTCATAGATCGTCTCCAGTGAGTAGTTGTTGTGGCAGTAGTAGCCAGGGGCGTTCCAGTCCAGACACGGATCACGCTGAGCCGCCCGAATTTCCGCTGAGTCCAG TGTACTGCTCACCAAAATGTTGTTCTGCTGCGCAAATATCTCATAGCCCACGATTAACGCCGATTTCCATTAAGCTAAATAAGACAAAGctcacaccaacacacacacacacacatctctatacgccaacacacacacagaaacgttttatttattttttgaaaaacaatgccagttactttatttttattttagttttgtatatttag